One Pseudomonas fluorescens genomic region harbors:
- the tldD gene encoding metalloprotease TldD → MSELLSSVSDHLLAPGGVTIESLQGVLGDLAGPGIDAADLYFQGQISESWSLEDGIVKEGSFNLDQGVGVRAQSGEKTGFAYSNAITLEALGAAARAARSISRAGQNGTVQAFSSQDVAQLYAPDNPLEVLSRAEKVELLKRIDVATRALDPRIQQVSVSMAGVWERILVASTDGGLAADVRPLVRFNVSVIVEQNGRRERGGHGGGGRTDYRYFLAEDRAMGYAREALRQALVNLEAIPAPAGTLPVVLGSGWSGVLLHEAVGHGLEGDFNRKGSSAYSGRMGEMVASKLCTIVDDGTLSGRRGSLSVDDEGTPTECTTLIENGVLKGYMQDKLNARLMGVARTGNGRRESYAHLPMPRMTNTYMLGGESDPAEIIASVKKGIYCANLGGGQVDITSGKFVFSTSEAYLIEDGKITAPVKGATLIGNGPEAMSRVSMVGNDLALDSGVGTCGKDGQSVPVGVGQPTLKIDAITVGGTGA, encoded by the coding sequence ATGAGCGAGTTGTTGTCCTCAGTCAGTGATCATCTCTTGGCGCCCGGTGGCGTGACGATCGAGAGCCTGCAAGGTGTGCTCGGCGATCTGGCCGGCCCAGGCATCGACGCTGCCGACTTGTACTTCCAGGGGCAGATTTCCGAGTCATGGTCGCTGGAAGACGGCATCGTCAAGGAAGGCAGCTTCAATCTCGACCAAGGCGTCGGCGTGCGTGCGCAATCCGGGGAAAAAACCGGTTTTGCCTACAGCAACGCGATCACCCTCGAAGCGCTTGGCGCTGCGGCGCGCGCGGCACGTTCGATCTCCCGTGCGGGGCAGAACGGCACGGTGCAGGCATTCTCGAGTCAAGACGTCGCTCAGTTGTACGCGCCGGATAATCCGCTGGAAGTCTTGAGCCGCGCCGAAAAAGTCGAACTGCTCAAGCGCATCGACGTCGCGACTCGCGCGCTCGACCCGCGTATTCAACAAGTCAGCGTGAGCATGGCCGGAGTCTGGGAACGCATTCTCGTGGCCTCCACTGACGGCGGCCTGGCGGCGGATGTTCGACCGCTGGTGCGTTTCAACGTCAGCGTGATCGTCGAGCAGAACGGCCGTCGCGAGCGTGGCGGACATGGCGGCGGCGGGCGTACCGATTACCGCTATTTCCTCGCCGAAGACCGCGCCATGGGCTATGCACGTGAAGCGCTGCGCCAGGCGTTGGTCAACCTCGAAGCCATTCCGGCGCCGGCAGGTACTTTGCCGGTGGTGCTCGGTTCCGGCTGGTCTGGCGTGCTGTTGCACGAGGCGGTTGGTCATGGTCTGGAAGGCGATTTCAATCGCAAGGGCAGTTCGGCCTACAGTGGGCGCATGGGCGAAATGGTTGCGTCGAAGCTCTGCACGATCGTCGATGATGGCACCTTGAGTGGCCGTCGCGGATCACTCAGCGTCGACGACGAAGGCACGCCGACCGAGTGCACCACGCTGATCGAAAACGGCGTGCTCAAGGGTTATATGCAGGACAAACTCAACGCCCGTCTGATGGGCGTGGCCCGCACGGGTAACGGTCGACGCGAATCCTACGCGCACCTGCCGATGCCGCGTATGACCAACACTTACATGCTCGGCGGCGAAAGCGATCCGGCGGAAATCATCGCTTCGGTGAAAAAGGGCATTTACTGCGCCAACCTCGGCGGCGGTCAGGTCGATATCACCAGCGGCAAGTTCGTGTTCTCGACCAGCGAAGCCTACCTGATCGAAGACGGCAAGATCACGGCACCAGTCAAAGGCGCGACGTTGATCGGCAACGGCCCCGAGGCGATGAGCCGGGTGTCGATGGTCGGTAACGATCTGGCGTTGGACAGCGGTGTGGGCACGTGCGGCAAAGACGGGCAATCGGTGCCGGTGGGAGTCGGTCAGCCGACGCTGAAAATCGATGCGATCACCGTGGGTGGCACGGGCGCATAG
- the yjgA gene encoding ribosome biogenesis factor YjgA, translating into MVDSYDDSLDTGEKSKSQVKRELHALVDLGERLTTLKPDLQAKLPLTDALRRALADAPKHTANIARKRHLQFIGKLMRDQDTDAILTLLDQLDASTRQYNERFHNLERWRDRLIAGDDAVLEKFVAEYPNAERQQLRSLIRQAQHEVAQNKAPASSRKIFKYIRELDDTQRGLR; encoded by the coding sequence ATGGTTGATTCTTACGACGACTCCCTCGATACGGGAGAAAAAAGCAAATCTCAGGTCAAACGCGAGCTGCATGCTCTGGTTGACCTTGGCGAGCGCCTTACAACACTCAAGCCCGACTTGCAGGCAAAACTGCCACTGACCGACGCTTTGCGCCGGGCCTTGGCCGATGCGCCGAAGCACACCGCGAATATCGCGCGTAAACGGCACTTGCAGTTCATCGGCAAGCTGATGCGCGATCAGGACACTGACGCGATTCTCACGCTGCTCGATCAACTCGATGCCTCGACTCGTCAGTACAACGAGCGTTTTCACAATCTCGAACGCTGGCGTGACCGCTTGATTGCGGGCGATGACGCCGTGCTGGAGAAATTCGTCGCCGAGTACCCGAACGCAGAGCGCCAGCAATTGCGTTCCCTGATCCGTCAGGCTCAGCACGAAGTTGCGCAAAACAAAGCGCCTGCTTCCAGCCGCAAGATCTTCAAGTACATCCGTGAGCTGGACGACACTCAACGCGGCCTGCGTTAA
- a CDS encoding carbon-nitrogen hydrolase family protein, translating to MSFAVIQMVSQSDVLANLVQARRLLEQAAAGGARLAVLPENFAAMGRRDVADIGRAEALGDGPILPWLKQTARDLKLWIVAGTLPLPPVDQPTAKANACSLLVDEHGEVVARYDKLHLFDVDVADNRGRYRESDDYAYGSGVVVADTPVGKVGLSVCYDLRFPELYSELRAAGAELITAPSAFTAVTGAAHWDVLIRARAIETQCYLLAAAQGGSHPGPRETFGHAAIIDPWGRVLAQQDQGEAVLLAERDSDEQASIRARMPVTRHRRFFSQGAQRPASEHEFKA from the coding sequence ATGTCTTTCGCAGTGATTCAAATGGTCAGCCAGAGCGACGTGCTGGCCAATCTGGTTCAGGCCCGGCGCCTGCTGGAACAGGCTGCGGCAGGCGGCGCCAGGCTTGCGGTGCTTCCGGAAAACTTCGCCGCCATGGGCCGCCGTGACGTCGCCGACATCGGCCGTGCCGAAGCCTTGGGCGACGGACCGATCCTGCCATGGTTGAAACAGACCGCCCGCGACCTCAAGTTATGGATAGTGGCCGGCACATTGCCGCTGCCGCCGGTGGATCAGCCGACGGCCAAGGCGAATGCCTGCTCGCTGCTGGTCGATGAACACGGCGAGGTTGTCGCGCGCTATGACAAGCTGCATCTGTTCGATGTCGATGTGGCGGACAATCGCGGCCGATATCGCGAATCCGATGACTATGCTTATGGCAGTGGCGTGGTAGTGGCGGACACCCCGGTGGGCAAAGTTGGCCTGAGCGTGTGTTACGACCTGCGCTTTCCGGAGCTGTACAGTGAATTGCGCGCTGCCGGTGCCGAGTTGATTACCGCACCGTCGGCGTTTACCGCAGTGACCGGCGCTGCGCATTGGGATGTGCTGATCCGCGCGCGGGCCATCGAGACTCAGTGTTATCTGCTGGCGGCGGCACAGGGCGGCAGCCATCCAGGGCCGCGGGAAACTTTCGGCCATGCGGCGATTATCGACCCGTGGGGGCGCGTGCTGGCGCAACAGGATCAAGGCGAAGCGGTGTTGTTGGCCGAACGCGATAGCGATGAACAGGCGTCGATACGGGCGCGAATGCCGGTGACACGTCATCGGCGGTTTTTCTCGCAGGGCGCACAGCGACCTGCTTCAGAACACGAATTTAAGGCGTAA